The Streptomyces rubrogriseus genomic sequence CGGCCCTGGCCGGGGGTGTGGCCGTACTGCTGGGAGCCCCCTCGGCGGTCGCGGTCTCCGCGGCCCTGATCACGGCGGCCGTGCCCGCCGCCTGGCGGTTGCCCGCACGCGGCGCCCCGGACCGGGACACCCGGCCGGCCCCGGTGACCGGCGCCCTCGCCGCCGGGTTCCGGATCGTCCTGCGGCGCCCGCTCCTGGCCCGGGCGACCTTCACCTCGGTCGCCTCCTGCGCCGCCCAGGGCATGCTGACGGCCTGCGTTCCGCTCCTCGGCGCACAGTGGCTCGGCGCGGCCGGGCACGGCGTTCTGCTGTTCTCCGGCGCGGCGGTGTCCGCCCTGGCGGCCAACGCCGTCCTCGCACGACGTCCGCTCGCCCTCGCCCCCGACAGGGTCGTCCGGGCGGGAGCCCTGGTCCAGGCGGTCGCGCTGGCGCTGGCGGCGACGGGCCTGCCGGTGGCGCTGGTGGTCGCCGTGCTTCTCCTCGGCGTCGGCGAGGGCCCCCAGCTCACCGCGCTGTTCGCGGTACGCCACCGGGAGGCCCCGGAGCATCTGCGGGGCCAGGTCTTCACCACCGGGGCGAGCCTCAAGATCACCGCGTTCGCCCTGGGCGTGGCCGTCGCAGGACCCCTCGCCACGTGGTCCCTGCCGGGCACGCTGGCGCTGGCGGCGGGGACGGCGGCGGGCGGGGCGCTGGCCCTCGGCCGGGAAAGGGTTTGACGGCCGTCCGCGTCGAAGGGTCGGATGAGGGCCATGAGTTCAGGGCAGACGCATCCGGACCGGTGCCGCGTCGACGACCGTCTGGTACGGAGCCTGGTCGACGGGCAGTTCCCGCGCTGGTCGGGCCTGCCCGTCGAACGCTTCCCCTCCGGCGGCACGGTCAACGCGATGTACCGGCTGGGCGAGGACATGGTCGTACGGCTGCCGCTGATCGCGGGCGGCGCGGCGGACGTGGCGACGGAGCGGGCGTGGCTGCCGCGGCTGTCGCCCCTGCTGCCCACCGCGGTGCCCGAGGTGCTGGCGGAAGGAGTGCCGGGCGACGGGTACCCCTGGCCCTGGTCGGTCTACCGGTGGCTGCCCGGGGAGATCCCCGAGGCGGGAGCGCTGACCGATCCCGTGCGGCTGGCGGAGGATCTGGCCGCCTTCGTGGCGGCGATGCGCGGCATCTCCCTGCCCGACGCGCCGAAGGCGTACCGCGGTGGACCGCTCACCACGCTCGACACGCCGACGCGGGCCGCGCTCGACGAACTGCGCGCCCTCCCCGAAGAGGACGTCGACTGCGACGCGCTGACCGCCGTGTGGCAGGACGCGCTGCTCGCGCCGGCTGGGAGGGGCCGCCCGGTTGGCTGCACGCGGACCTGATGCCGGGCAATCTGCTGGTGAGCGGAGGCAGGCTGTCCGCGGTGATCGACTTCGGCTGCATGGGGGTGGGCGATCCGGCCTGCGACCTCTTCCCGGCGTGGAATCTGCTGCCGCCCGGCGCGAGGAGGGTCTTCCGCGAGGCGCTCGGCGTGGACGACGCGACCTGGCGGCGCGGCCGGGGCCGCACCCTGTCCCAGGCTCTGATCGCCCTGCCGTACTACCGCAAGACCAACCCCGCGATGGCGGGCAACGCCCGGCACGTGATCCGGGCGGTACTGGCGGAGGCGGAGGGCCGCTAGGGCAGCGCGCCGCCCTCCGCCGGGTCCACCTGCCTACGGCGCGATCCCCACACCCTCGATCCTGCTCCACGCCCGCTCCTGCGCGGCCGTCATGGCGGGCCAGGCAAGACCGCCCGGCCGGGGCCGCACCCGGGCGGCGTACGGAGCGGGATGGAAGCCGGGGTCGTAGAGACAACCCTCCGCGTACCTGGCGTCGAAGGCGGGACAGGAGTCGGCGATCGAGCGCGGGCTCGGCCTGCGGCCGGTGCGCACCCAGGAGTCCAGCGCGGAGATCGAGGTGGCGTACTCGGAGTCGCTCAGGGAGCTGTGCTCGTGTTCCCGTGTGAAGGTCTGGACGAGGTTCCGGTCCCGGCCGGCACCGCGGAGGGTGGCGCGGTAGGCCGCCTCGTGCTCCACGAACGCCGTCGGGTCGTCGATGGCGTGCAGGGTGAGGACGGGCAGGGAGACCCGGCCGGTGAGGTCGCTGTCCCAGGACAGGTCGCGCCGTGCGGTGGGGTCGACCGAGAAGCGCTCGACGCCCGCGTTCAGCGCCTTGTCGTCGTGCGAACCCGAGTAGCGCACTCCCCGGTTGCTCCAGGGGTTCCGCCCGCCGAGCCGGTTGGTCACGATGTCCCGGAACGTGAAGGTGGCGAACCGCAGATGGGATTCCAGGGTGCGCTCGGGGATGCCGGTGACGGCGAGGATGTCGTCGAGGTTGCGCTGCTGCGCCCGGGTCCGGTCCGCCGGTTCGGAGGCGTAGCCCGTGCACTCCTGGAGCCGGGCGCGCAGCCCCGCGGTCGTCATCGTGGAGCCGGGACGCAGGCCCTGCCACAGCGGGTACTGCGGCTCGGTGGGGCGCGGGTGGTTGTGGCAGTAGTACTGGTAGACCACCCGCAGGTCCACGCGGTAGTCGTAGCCGCGCGAACCGCCGCCTAGCACGCCGTTGGTCAGCAGCACACCGTCGTAGGCGCCGGGGCGCCGGCCGTAGGTCTCGGCGACCTTGGCGGCGACGTTCCCGCCCCAGGACTGGCCGTGCAGGTAGGTGTGTTCGGGCCGGCCGAACCGGTCGGTGAACAGGCGGCGCACGTTGTCGGTGTCGGCGGCCGCCATGCGGGCCCCGTAGCCGCCGCGCCGGTAGGAGGAGGCGGCCCAGGCGTATCCCTGGTCGACCATCACCGCCCAGCGTTCCAGGTCCTCGGTGCTGCGTGCGGGGTCCGAGGCGTCGCCGAGGTCGGGGCCGCCGTGCGCGTGCACGACGAGGGAGCCGTTCCAGCGGTGGGGCACGGCCATCGTGTAGTAGGCGCCGTCCGCGTCCTGGCCGGTGTAGCAGGTGGCCTTTTCCGCGAGGGCGGGCGGGCAGTCGGCGACCGACGGCTGTCCGGCCGTGGGCTCTCCGGCCTCCCGGGCGGGGGCGGCGGAGACGTTGCCGAGGGTGCCGAGGAAGACGGCGGCGAGCGCGGCGGCCACCACCGCCGGGCGGCTTCTGCGGTGGGTGGGCCGGGTGTCGTGCGCGGGAGCGGGGGGTGTGGTCAAGGTGCGGCTCCTGTACGTGCTGCTGCGGGCCGGCGCGAAGTTGCGCTGCGAGCGGGGATGTTAGGAATCCCCCCGATCCGGAGCCACCCCTTCGGCCGTTGCGTTCATAGTGTTCGCCGAGCCGCGCTCGCCCGGAACTCCGCGCGTTCCTGCGTGGCCTCTTGACGCCCCATTGGTCTCTACCTATCGTCACCGCCCAGTCGAACGTTCAGAACAACACTCAACGTTCACATACACGAACGGATGGACCCCCCACATGTCCTCTGCTCCCCCGCGCCGGCACCGCAGATCCCGCGCCGTCCTCCTCGCCACCCTCACCGCCGCGCTCACCGGCGCCCTGTTGACCGGGCCCGGCTCGGCCATCCCCCGCGCGGACGCCGCACCGGCCGCGTTCACGCACCCCGGAGTCACCGTCTCCCAGGGTCAACTCGACTTCGCCCGCGCCAAGGTCGACGCCGGGGCCCAGCCCTGGAAGGGCGCCTTCGACCAGATGATGGCGAGCCGGTACGCCGACCTGAACCGCACCCCGAAGCCCCGCGCGGTGGTCGAGTGCGGTTCCTACTCCAACCCGAACTACGGCTGCACCGACGAGCGCGAGGACGCGATCGCGGCCTACACCAACGCGCTGGCCTGGTACTTCACTCGGGACGAGAGGTACGCTCGCAAGTCCATCGAGCTGATGGACGCCTGGTCCGCCGTGCTCCGGGACCACACCAACAGCAACGCGCCGCTGCAGACCGGGTGGGCCGGGTCCTCCTGGCCCAAGGCCGCCGAGATCATCAAGTACACGTACGGCGGCACCTGGGCGAACTCCGGCCGCTTCGCCACCATGCTCCGCGACGTCTACCTGCCCGAGATCATCAACGGCTCCAACTCCAACGGCAACTGGGAGCTGACGATGACGGAGGCCGCCGTCGGCATCTCCGTCTTCCTGGAGGACAAGGCCTCCTACGACAAGGCCATGGCCAGGTTCCGCACCCGCACGGCCGCGTACGTGTACCTGAACTCCGACGGAGAGCTGCCGAAGACCGTGCCGAGCCAGCACCTCGACACCCGGGACAAGATCGTCAAGTACTGGCAGGGCCAGTCCACCTTCGTCACCGGCCTCACCCAGGAGACCTGCCGGGACTTCACCCACACCGGGTACGGCATCTCGTCCGTCTCGCACGTCGCCGAGACCAGCCGGATCCAGGGCCAGGACCTGTACGGCACCGACGTCGGCGAGCGACTGCGGCAGGCGCTCGGCTTCCAGGCCAAGTACCAGCAGGGCGCCGCCGTGCCGAGCTGGCTGTGCGGGGGCGAGGTGGATCTCGGCCTGGGCCCGGTGACCGAGGTCGGCTACAACGCCCTGCACAACCGCCTCGGGTTCGCCATGACCAACACCCAGGCCCTGACCGAGCGCACCCGCCCCTCCGGCACGAACAACCTCTTCGTCGCCTGGGAGACCCTCACCCACGGCGACAACCCCGCGTAGGGCCTGTCTGACGCGGGCCGACGCCCGGTCAGCTGTCGTAGTCCACGGTCAGCTTCTCGGAGACCGGGTACGACTGGCAGGTCAGGACGTAGCCCGCGTCGACCTCGGCGGTTTCCAGCGCGTAGTTGCGGCGCATGTCGACACTGCCGTCGGTGACCAGGGCCCGGCAGGTCCCGCAGACCCCGCCCTTGCAGGCGAAGGGCAGGTCGGGGCGGGTCTGCTGGGCCCCGTCGAGCACCGACCGCTCCCGGGAGAGCGAGGCGGTCGTCGAGCGGCCGTCCAGGGTGATGGTGACCTCGCTGACGGGTCCTTCGGGGCCGCTCTCCTCGTGGCGCACCTCCCGCACGGGCTCGTCGTCGGCGTAGAACAGCTCCCGGTGGACGCGCTCCGCCGGGACGCCGAGGCCGGCCAGGACCTGCTGGGCGTCGGCCACCATGCCCTGCGGTCCGCACAGCCACCAGTGATCTGCCCGCTCCACGTCCACCAGGGAGCCGACGAGCGCCGCGAGCCGTCCGGCGTCCAGGCGGCCGGAGAGCACCTCGGCCTCGCGGGGCTCGCGGGAGAGCACGTGGGCGAGGTGGAAGCGGGTCGGGTGGAGGTCCTTCAGGTCGGCCAGCTCGTCGGCGAACATCACCGTGTCCGTGCGGCGGTTGCCGTAGAAGAGGGTGACGGTGGAGCGGTCGTCGGCGGCGAGCACCGACTCGGCGATGGAGACCATGGGCGTGATGCCCGAACCGGCCGCGACCAGGACGTGGTGGCCGGGGGTGGTCAGGTCGGGCGTGAAGAGGCCGGTGGGCGCCATCACCTCGACGGTGTCGCCCGGACGCACCTCGTCGACCAGCCACGCCGAGAACAGTCCGCCCGGCACCACGCGGACCCCGATGCGCGGCGCCGAACCGGCCGGTGCGCAGATCGAGTAGGAGCGGCGCTCGTCCCGGCCGTCCACCTCGCGCCGCAGGGTGAGCGACTGGCCGGGCGCGAAGACGAACTCCCCGGCCAGCTCGTCGGGGATCTCGAAACTCACGGCCGCCGCGTCCGCGCACAGCCGCTCGACGGCCGCGACGCGCAGACGGTGGAAGGCGGGCCGGCGGCGGGTGCGCACCGGGGCCGCCGGGACGGGGGCGGTCGGGGCCATCAGATCTCCTTGACGTACTCGAACGGCTCGCGGCAGGCCCGGCAGCGCCACAGCGCCTTGCAGGACGTGGCGGCGAAGCGGGAGGTCTCCTCGGTGTCCACCGAGCCGCAGCGGGGACAGGGCACCGCGGGCCGGGTGGGCGACAGCACCAGGGAGACCGGGCCGCGGGGCGCGGCGCCGGGCGGGGCGATCCCGTGCTCGGCGAGCTTGCCGCGGCCGGACTCGGTGATCCAGTCGCTGGTCCACGGCGGGTCCAGGACGGTGCGGATCTCCACGCGCGGGTAGCCCGCCGCGCGCAGCCGCGCGGCGACGTCCGCCCGCATCTCGGCCATGGCCGGGCAGCCCGAGTAGGTGGGGGTCAGGCTGGCGACCACGGTGCCGTCCCCGTCCACCTCGACGTCGCGCAGCACGCCGAGGTCGGCGAGGGTCAGCATGGGCAGCTCGGGGTCGGGCACCTGCTCGGCGACGTGCCGGGCGCGGCGCGCGTCCAGGAGTGCGGGGTCCCGGCTCACCATGTCGCCCCCGGGTGGGCGCGGGCGACGCCCTGCAGCTCGGTCAGGAGCGGCGCCAGGTGTTCGGTGTGCTCGCCGGCCCGGCCCGAGCCGGGCAGCGGCCGGTACACGGGCAGGGGCAGCCCGGCGGCCTCCGTGACCTGGCGCAGGTCGTCGGCGACCTCGTCCCGGACGTCGTACGCCGTGTGCAGCTCGCCCAGGTACGGGGCGATCTCGTCCAGTGCGGCGCGCATCCGGCGGTGCGACTCGTCGGTGCCGTCGCCCAGGCGCACGCACCACTCGGCGGCGTACTGCCGGTGGTAGGTCAGCTCCTTGACGCCCTTGGCGGCGACCGCCGCGAGCACCGGGTCGGGGTGTGTCTCCAGCCGCCGGAAGTGGGCCAGGCGCCAGCTGGAGAGGACCAGCAGCCGCACGACGGCGAACGCGAAGTCGCCGCCCGGGAGTTCGGCCAGGCGGACGTTGCGGAAGTCGCCGGCGTCGCGAAAGTAGGCGTACGCGTCCTCGCCGCGGCCGGTGCCGTCGGCCTGACCGGCGCGCGAGTAGAGCAGGCGGGCCTGGCCGAGGAGGTCGAGGCCGATGTTGGCCAGCGCCACCTCCTCCTCCAGCTCGGGCGCGCGGGTGACCCACTCGGCGAGCCGCTGGGCGCTGACCAGGGCGTCGTCGGCGAGCGCGACGCACTCGGCGGCCAGCGCTGCGGCGTCGACGCCCTCGGGCACGGTGGTGTCGACGCCGTGCAGCGGGTCCTCGAAGCCGGTGCCGTAGGCCCAGCGGGTGTCGTCCTCGTGCCCCTCGGCCAGGGTGAGGTAGACGTGGTCGTCACTCATGCCCTGCTCCTAGATGTGCGGGACGTCGTCGGGGATGTCGTAGAAGGTCGGGTGGCGGTAGACCTTGTCGGCGCTGGGGGCGAAGAAGGGGTCCTTCTCGTCGCGGGTGGAGGCGGTGATGTGCTCGGAGCGCACCACCCAGATGCTCACGCCCTCGTTGCGCCGGGTGTAGAGGTCGCGGGCGTGGGTGAGCGCCATGGCGTCGTCGGCGGCGTGCAGCGAGCCGACGTGGACGTGGTTGAGGCCGCGCTTGCCGCGCACGAACACCTCGTACAGCGGCCAGCCCCGCCTGTCGGGCTTCCGGGCCGTCTCGGGGGTCATGCCGCCGCTCCCTTCTCCGTGCGGGCGGCCTGTTTGGCGGCGTGGGCGGTGGCCGCCTCGCGCACCCAGGCGCCCTCCTCGTGGGCGGTGCGCCGCCGCTCCATCCGCCGGTCGTTGCAGGGGCCGTCGCCCTTGATGACGCGCATCAGCTCGTCCCAGTCGGGGGTGCCGAAGTCGTGGTGCCCGGCCTCCTCGTTCCAGCGCAGCTCCGGGTCGGGCAGGGTGACGCCGAGCTTCTCGGCCTGCGGGACGGTCATGTCGACGAAGCGGCGGCGCAGTTCGTCGTTGCTGTGCCGCTTGATCTTCCAGGCCATCGACCGCGCCGAGTTGGGCGAGGCGTCGTCGGGCGGGCCGAACATCATCAGCGACGGCCACCACCAGCGGTTCACCGCGTCCTGGACCATCTCGCGCTGGGCGTCGGTGCCGCGCATCATCGTCATCAGCAGCTCGTAGCCCTGCCGCTGGTGGAAGGACTCCTCCTTGCAGATGCGCACCATCGCGCGCGCGTAGGGCCCGTAGGAGCTGCGGCACAGTGGCACCTGGTTGCAGATCGCGGCGCCGTCCACGAACCAGCCGATCACTCCGACGTCGGCGAAGCTCAGGGTCGGGTAGTTGAAGATCGACGAGTACTTCTGGCGCCCCTCGATCAGCCGCTCGGTGAGGTCGTCGCGGTCCGCGCCGAGCGTCTCGGCCGCCGAGTACAGGTACAGCCCGTGCCCGGCCTCGTCCTGCACCTTGGCGAACAGGATCGCCTTGCGGCGCAGCGACGGGGCGCGGGTGATCCACTCGCCCTCGGGCTGCATGCCGATGATCTCCGAGTGCGCGTGCTGGGCGATCTGCCGTACCAGCGTCTTTCGGTAGCCGTCGGGCATCCAGTCCCGCGGCTCGATGCGCTGGTCGCGCGCGATCGTCGCGTCGAAGTGCTCCTGGAGCCCGTCCGGCGCGTCCGGGGGCGGCGCCTCGGCGGCGTGTGTCGTGGTCATCGTCACCAGCTTCCCAACCGACCATTCGTTCGGTATCAGTGTGACGTGTTTCCGTGCGCCGGGCAAGGGCCGGACCTCGTCCGGCACACTCTTGACAGTCCCGCCGGGTGGCTGGATTACTTGGCCTTGCCGCGCGCTAACCGAATGGTCGGTCGGGAGACAAGGTGGTGGATACGGTGTCGCAGGCCACTGAGCAGACGCCGACGGAGGCGATGTTCTCCGCGGACGAGGCCTCCCGGGGGCTCGGGATCGAGCTGGTGGAGCACGGGGAGGGGACCGCACTGGTCCGGATGACCGTGACCCCGGCGATGGTGAACGGACACCGGATCGCCCACGGAGGGTTCCTCTTCCTGCTGGCCGACACCGCCTTCGCCTGCGCCTGCAACAGCCACGGCCCGGTGACCGTGGCGGCCGGCGCCGACATCGTCTTCGTCGCCCCGGCCCGCGAGGGCGACGTGCTCGTGGCCCGCGCCGAGGAGCGGGTCCGGTACGGACGCAGCGGGATCTACGACGTGAGCGTGCGGCGCGGCGACGAGGTGGTCGCGGAGTTCCGGGGCCGCAGCCGCAGCGTGCGGGACGACGGGCGCGACCGGAGTGCGCGGGACGACGGAGGCAGCCGCGACGCGCGGCAGGAAGCGGCGCGCGAGACGCCGGGCACGACGAAGGAGTCGCGATGAGCAGCGAGCCGACGACCGGGGCGGCCCCGGCACCCCGACCGGGCGAGCCCCTCCCCCACGACCTGCTGGACGACGCCGAGCGCCTGTCCCGCGAGCAGCTCCGGGAGCTCCAGCTCGACCGCCTGCGCGCGACCCTGCGGCACGCCTACGACAACGTGGAGCTGTACCGCAAGAAGTTCGACGCCGCCGGGGTGACCCCCGACGACTGCCGCAGCCTGGCCGACCTGTCCAGGTTCCCCTTCACCACCAAGGCGGACCTGCGGGACACCTACCCCTTCGGCATGTTCGCCGTCCCGATGGCCGACGTGCGGCGCGTGCACGCCTCCAGCGGCACCACCGGCCGCGCCACCGTCGTCGGGTACACCGAGAACGACCTGTCCATGTGGGCGGACGTGGTGGCCCGTTCGATCCGCGCCGCAGGCGGCCGCCCCGGGCACAAGGTGCACATCTCCTACGGCTACGGCCTGTTCACCGGCGGTCTCGGCGCCCACTACGGCGCCGAGCGCGCCGGCTGCACGGTGATCCCGGCCTCCGGCGGCATGACGGCGCGCCAGGTGCAGATCATCCAGGACTTCCGGCCCGAGATCATCATGGTCACCCCGTCCTACATGCTCACCCTGCTCGACGAGTTCGAGCGCCAGGGCGTCGATCCGCGCACCAGCTCCCTCGAGGTCGGCATCTTCGGCGCCGAACCCTGGACCGAGGAGATGCGGCGCGAGATCGAGGAGCGCATGGACATCCACGCCGTCGACATCTACGGCCTGTCCGAGGTGATCGGCCCCGGCGTGGCACAGGAGTGCGTCGAGACCAAGGACGGGCTGCACATCTGGGAGGACCACTTCTACCCCGAGGTCGTGGACCCGCTCACGGACGCGGTGCTGCCCGGGGGCGAGGAGGGCGAGATCGTCTTCACCTCCCTCACCAAGGAGGCACTCCCGGTGATCCGCTACCGCACGCGCGACCTGACCCGCCTGCTGCCGGGCACCGCGCGCCCCGCCTTCCGCCGGATGCGGAAGGTCACCGGCCGCTGCGACGACATGATCATCCTGCGCGGGGTGAACGTCTTCCCCACCCAGGTCGAGGAGATCGTGCTGCGCACCCCGGGCGTCGCACCGCACTTCCAGATGCGGCTCACCGAACGCGGCCGCATGGACCACATGACGGTGCGGGTGGAGGCCCGGCCCGACGCCGCTCCCGAGCAGCGCGAGGCCGCCGCGAGGGCGATCGCCCGGGGCGTCAAGGACGGGGTGGGCGTGACCGTGGAGGTGGAGGTCGTCGAGCCGGAGACCCTGGAGCGCTCGCTCGGCAAGATCCGCCGGGTGTGGGACCTGCGGGGCGCGTGAAACGTGAGCACGGACACGTCCGTTCACCGGCCGTACCGGTGTGCGAGAAGAAACGGATGGGCAGTAAAGACATGATCGGGGGAGGTTGAGTACATCCTGGGGGGACATCCCGTGCGTGTGTGTGTGATCGGTGCAGGCCTGTCGGGGCTGGCGATGAGCCATGCCCTGAAGGAGCGCGGCATCTCCTTCGTCTGCCTGGAGAAGGCGCCCGACGTCGGCGGCCTCTGGCGTCAGCCGGGGGCCGGTGAGCGAGGTCCGGGCTACCAGTCCCTGCACCTGAACACCGCCAAGCAGCTGACCGGTTACGCGGACTTCCCGATGCCGTCCGACTACCCCCTCTATCCCCGGCACGACCAGGTCGCCGCCTATCTGCGGTCCTTCGCCGAGTGGGCGGGACTCCTCGACCACGTGGAGCTGCGGACCGAGGTGGTCTCCGTCCGTCAGGACGCGGACGGCGGGTGGACCGTCGTCAGCCGGGACGCGGACGGCACGCAGACCTCGCGCCGGTTCGAGCAGGTGGTCGTCGCCTCCGGCCACCACACCGACCCGGCCCTGCCCGATCCCCTTCCGGCCGGCGCCGACTCCTTCGCCGGAACGATTCTTCACTCCCTCGACTACCGCGACGGCGGCGACTTCGCCGGCCGGCGCGTCGTCGTGGTGGGCCTCGGTGCGTCCGCGGTGGACATCGCGGCGGACCTCTCCCGGCACGCCGAGCGGACCCTGCTGTCGGTGCGCCGGGGGCTGCACATCGTGCCCAAGCAGGTCTTCGGGATGTCCCTCGACGAGATCGCCGAAGCCCCGTGGTGGAACGAGATGCCCTTCGCCGAGCGGCGCAAGTGGGTGGAACAGGCCCTGCTGGTGGCCCGGGGCAGGCTGTCGGACTACGGCCTGCCCGAGCCCGACCACCCGATCCTGTCCTCCGCGACGACCCTCTCGGACGAGATCCTCAGCCGGATCCGGCACGGTGCGGTGACCCCGAAGCCCGCGATCGCCTCGTTCGAGAGCGACCGGGTGGTGTTCACGGACGGCAGCTCCGAGACCGCCGACACGGTCGTCTACTGCACCGGGTTCCACATGACCTTCCCCTTCCTGCCCCCGGGCTGCCCGGTCGCGGCCGACGGCGCGGTCGAGCTCTACCGGCGGATCGTCCCGGCCGACCGGCCCGGTCTGTACTTCGTGGGCCTGGTGCGGCCCGCGGGCGCCCTCACCCGGCTGGTGGAGGCCCAGGCCCAGTGGGTGGCGCGCCTCGTCGACGGCGCCGCCGCGCTGCCCGGCACCGAGGAGATGCGCGAGGAGATCAGCACGTACCTGACCGGCATCGTCGAGCGCTACGGCCGGACTCGCGGCGCCTCGATCCAGGTCGACGTGAGTCCCTATCTGGCGGAGTTCCGCGAGCCGGTGCCCGTTTGACCCTCCCGCGGGGCGCTGTCGGCGGCCACACCCGGCCGTGACCGTGCCCGGCCGTGACCGTGCCCAGGGCTCCCGGCGGATCGCGCCGGGGCCCTGTCTCGCGGGCGGACGTCCCGTTCAGCGAACCGACAGCGGTTGGCGGACGGTTTCCACGACCGGTGGCCGGACCGTGTAGGCCTCCGAGGAGAGGTACGCCGTCACCCGCGGCGGCTGGTCCCGTTGGTGGGCGAGGGCCAGGTAGGCGATCAGGCCCACCCCGTCCTCGGGCCGCCGCTCGGTGAGGGCGGCCAGGGCACGGTGGAGCACGGAGGCGTCCATGCCGTGGTGGTGCAGCACGGCGGACGCCCGCGCCAGGGCCTCCCCGTCATGCCGGACGTAGTCACGAACCGGGATGTACAGGGTGAATCCACTCGGCCGCGCCGTGCCGGGGTCGGTGAAGGAGTGGCAGGACTGA encodes the following:
- the paaI gene encoding hydroxyphenylacetyl-CoA thioesterase PaaI — translated: MVDTVSQATEQTPTEAMFSADEASRGLGIELVEHGEGTALVRMTVTPAMVNGHRIAHGGFLFLLADTAFACACNSHGPVTVAAGADIVFVAPAREGDVLVARAEERVRYGRSGIYDVSVRRGDEVVAEFRGRSRSVRDDGRDRSARDDGGSRDARQEAARETPGTTKESR
- the paaA gene encoding 1,2-phenylacetyl-CoA epoxidase subunit PaaA; translation: MTTTHAAEAPPPDAPDGLQEHFDATIARDQRIEPRDWMPDGYRKTLVRQIAQHAHSEIIGMQPEGEWITRAPSLRRKAILFAKVQDEAGHGLYLYSAAETLGADRDDLTERLIEGRQKYSSIFNYPTLSFADVGVIGWFVDGAAICNQVPLCRSSYGPYARAMVRICKEESFHQRQGYELLMTMMRGTDAQREMVQDAVNRWWWPSLMMFGPPDDASPNSARSMAWKIKRHSNDELRRRFVDMTVPQAEKLGVTLPDPELRWNEEAGHHDFGTPDWDELMRVIKGDGPCNDRRMERRRTAHEEGAWVREAATAHAAKQAARTEKGAAA
- a CDS encoding MFS transporter; amino-acid sequence: MPKGYSLRFYLTAATAARAGDEMSGPALLLAGLAVTGSTTDASALLAGITVSAAVGGPLLGALLDRARRPGRLLAGALALYAAGLLVILAGLGRLPMTCTLPLAVLTGLLGPALSGGWTAQLPHVAVDARLPRANALDAMTFGVASLAGPALAGGVAVLLGAPSAVAVSAALITAAVPAAWRLPARGAPDRDTRPAPVTGALAAGFRIVLRRPLLARATFTSVASCAAQGMLTACVPLLGAQWLGAAGHGVLLFSGAAVSALAANAVLARRPLALAPDRVVRAGALVQAVALALAATGLPVALVVAVLLLGVGEGPQLTALFAVRHREAPEHLRGQVFTTGASLKITAFALGVAVAGPLATWSLPGTLALAAGTAAGGALALGRERV
- the paaE gene encoding 1,2-phenylacetyl-CoA epoxidase subunit PaaE encodes the protein MAPTAPVPAAPVRTRRRPAFHRLRVAAVERLCADAAAVSFEIPDELAGEFVFAPGQSLTLRREVDGRDERRSYSICAPAGSAPRIGVRVVPGGLFSAWLVDEVRPGDTVEVMAPTGLFTPDLTTPGHHVLVAAGSGITPMVSIAESVLAADDRSTVTLFYGNRRTDTVMFADELADLKDLHPTRFHLAHVLSREPREAEVLSGRLDAGRLAALVGSLVDVERADHWWLCGPQGMVADAQQVLAGLGVPAERVHRELFYADDEPVREVRHEESGPEGPVSEVTITLDGRSTTASLSRERSVLDGAQQTRPDLPFACKGGVCGTCRALVTDGSVDMRRNYALETAEVDAGYVLTCQSYPVSEKLTVDYDS
- the paaB gene encoding 1,2-phenylacetyl-CoA epoxidase subunit PaaB, with translation MTPETARKPDRRGWPLYEVFVRGKRGLNHVHVGSLHAADDAMALTHARDLYTRRNEGVSIWVVRSEHITASTRDEKDPFFAPSADKVYRHPTFYDIPDDVPHI
- the paaC gene encoding 1,2-phenylacetyl-CoA epoxidase subunit PaaC, with translation MSDDHVYLTLAEGHEDDTRWAYGTGFEDPLHGVDTTVPEGVDAAALAAECVALADDALVSAQRLAEWVTRAPELEEEVALANIGLDLLGQARLLYSRAGQADGTGRGEDAYAYFRDAGDFRNVRLAELPGGDFAFAVVRLLVLSSWRLAHFRRLETHPDPVLAAVAAKGVKELTYHRQYAAEWCVRLGDGTDESHRRMRAALDEIAPYLGELHTAYDVRDEVADDLRQVTEAAGLPLPVYRPLPGSGRAGEHTEHLAPLLTELQGVARAHPGATW
- the paaD gene encoding 1,2-phenylacetyl-CoA epoxidase subunit PaaD, giving the protein MVSRDPALLDARRARHVAEQVPDPELPMLTLADLGVLRDVEVDGDGTVVASLTPTYSGCPAMAEMRADVAARLRAAGYPRVEIRTVLDPPWTSDWITESGRGKLAEHGIAPPGAAPRGPVSLVLSPTRPAVPCPRCGSVDTEETSRFAATSCKALWRCRACREPFEYVKEI
- a CDS encoding alginate lyase family protein encodes the protein MSSAPPRRHRRSRAVLLATLTAALTGALLTGPGSAIPRADAAPAAFTHPGVTVSQGQLDFARAKVDAGAQPWKGAFDQMMASRYADLNRTPKPRAVVECGSYSNPNYGCTDEREDAIAAYTNALAWYFTRDERYARKSIELMDAWSAVLRDHTNSNAPLQTGWAGSSWPKAAEIIKYTYGGTWANSGRFATMLRDVYLPEIINGSNSNGNWELTMTEAAVGISVFLEDKASYDKAMARFRTRTAAYVYLNSDGELPKTVPSQHLDTRDKIVKYWQGQSTFVTGLTQETCRDFTHTGYGISSVSHVAETSRIQGQDLYGTDVGERLRQALGFQAKYQQGAAVPSWLCGGEVDLGLGPVTEVGYNALHNRLGFAMTNTQALTERTRPSGTNNLFVAWETLTHGDNPA
- a CDS encoding DUF6351 family protein; its protein translation is MTTPPAPAHDTRPTHRRSRPAVVAAALAAVFLGTLGNVSAAPAREAGEPTAGQPSVADCPPALAEKATCYTGQDADGAYYTMAVPHRWNGSLVVHAHGGPDLGDASDPARSTEDLERWAVMVDQGYAWAASSYRRGGYGARMAAADTDNVRRLFTDRFGRPEHTYLHGQSWGGNVAAKVAETYGRRPGAYDGVLLTNGVLGGGSRGYDYRVDLRVVYQYYCHNHPRPTEPQYPLWQGLRPGSTMTTAGLRARLQECTGYASEPADRTRAQQRNLDDILAVTGIPERTLESHLRFATFTFRDIVTNRLGGRNPWSNRGVRYSGSHDDKALNAGVERFSVDPTARRDLSWDSDLTGRVSLPVLTLHAIDDPTAFVEHEAAYRATLRGAGRDRNLVQTFTREHEHSSLSDSEYATSISALDSWVRTGRRPSPRSIADSCPAFDARYAEGCLYDPGFHPAPYAARVRPRPGGLAWPAMTAAQERAWSRIEGVGIAP